In one Trichosurus vulpecula isolate mTriVul1 chromosome 8, mTriVul1.pri, whole genome shotgun sequence genomic region, the following are encoded:
- the LOC118829197 gene encoding ribonuclease 7-like: protein MATSHLLLLGLCVTMFLVTEGIPPGFTPAQWFNEQHVQYPKTDASSDNAYCNSEMRRLNQHFTLCKDFNSFLHYPLNNVIMVCYGYNITCKNGVDKNCYNSTTAVSITDCRWTSGAHPNCRYSGGSKQAYFVVACRRPLPADHSRRRLLPVHLDST from the coding sequence ATGGCAACTTCCCACCTGTTGCTGCTGGGACTTTGTGTGACTATGTTCTTGGTCACTGAAGGGATTCCTCCTGGTTTCACTCCAGCTCAGTGGTTCAATGAGCAGCATGTGCAGTATCCCAAGACGGATGCCTCCAGTGACAATGCATATTGCAACAGTGAGATGAGACGACTCAATCAGCATTTCACTCTGTGCAAAGACTTCAACAGCTTCCTGCACTACCCACTTAACAATGTCATCATGGTTTGTTACGGGTACAACATCACCTGTAAGAATGGAGTGGATAAGAACTGCTATAATAGTACAACAGCTGTTTCCATCACAGACTGTCGATGGACCAGTGGTGCTCATCCTAACTGCCGCTACAGTGGAGGATCTAAACAGGCATACTTTGTTGTTGCCTGTAGGCGCCCCTTGCCAGCAGACCATAGTAGAAGAAGATTGCTTCCAGTGCATTTGGATAGCACTTAG